In the Prochlorococcus sp. MIT 1307 genome, one interval contains:
- a CDS encoding ferritin yields MTVTPSNSLKIKTGPAGRAMAEAMQSELVEGLLQHLTMERSASAQYFANSLWFAERELKGFSSFFKKESENEQAHASIFADYLIARGQSVLLEKLKAPIQSWSDIEEVFAASFQMEADVTTSLHQLYAIAERDSDVRTNVFLDPIIEGQTSSEDEFAHLLGRVRFTKNQPSALLIIDGELNI; encoded by the coding sequence CCAGTAATTCTTTGAAAATCAAAACTGGTCCAGCTGGTAGGGCAATGGCTGAGGCCATGCAATCTGAACTAGTTGAAGGGCTGCTTCAACATTTAACAATGGAGAGAAGCGCAAGCGCACAATATTTTGCTAACTCCCTTTGGTTTGCTGAAAGGGAATTAAAAGGATTCTCAAGTTTTTTCAAGAAAGAATCTGAAAATGAGCAGGCTCATGCATCGATATTTGCCGATTATCTTATTGCAAGAGGCCAATCAGTTCTTTTAGAAAAACTAAAAGCCCCCATTCAGAGTTGGAGTGATATAGAAGAAGTGTTTGCAGCTTCCTTTCAGATGGAGGCAGACGTTACTACTTCGTTGCACCAATTATATGCAATTGCAGAAAGAGATTCTGACGTTCGCACTAATGTATTTTTAGATCCAATAATTGAAGGCCAAACGTCCTCTGAAGATGAATTTGCTCATTTATTGGGAAGAGTTAGATTTACTAAGAATCAACCATCTGCACTTTTAATAATAGATGGAGAATTGAATATTTAA
- a CDS encoding Crp/Fnr family transcriptional regulator, translating to MSFRFLPDEPVAPVRMPTGQSVLIPRDGNSCLEVLEGIARVYCPCEETEGMTLAFLQSGDQLRTERLCSEGVCVEALTPLIFRNDTKASEGEGFDAVNEWTLQLLRIRHLGSAELRLQALFALLVNRLGRRCGDWCQLPFRLTHERIGELIGSTRVTSTRLISRLRSEELLSVPTGEHILKVAPTLIESASFAV from the coding sequence ATGAGCTTCCGATTTCTGCCAGATGAACCTGTAGCGCCGGTAAGAATGCCAACAGGTCAATCAGTACTTATCCCTAGAGATGGTAATTCCTGCCTTGAAGTACTTGAGGGAATAGCACGTGTTTACTGTCCCTGCGAAGAAACTGAAGGAATGACACTTGCTTTCCTACAATCAGGAGATCAACTGCGGACTGAAAGGCTCTGTAGTGAAGGAGTTTGTGTAGAAGCACTTACTCCACTTATTTTTCGTAATGATACAAAGGCAAGTGAAGGCGAGGGCTTTGATGCAGTAAACGAGTGGACACTTCAACTTCTTCGTATACGTCACTTAGGCAGCGCAGAATTACGCTTACAAGCTTTATTTGCACTTCTAGTAAACAGATTAGGAAGAAGATGCGGTGACTGGTGCCAACTTCCTTTCAGACTTACACACGAGAGAATTGGAGAACTTATAGGATCAACAAGAGTAACTTCAACTAGATTGATTTCTAGACTTAGATCAGAAGAGCTATTAAGTGTTCCAACTGGAGAACATATTTTAAAAGTAGCTCCAACATTAATTGAATCTGCATCTTTTGCTGTTTAA
- a CDS encoding chlorophyll a/b binding light-harvesting protein — protein MQTYGNPNVTYAWYAGNSGVTNRSGRFIASHIGHTGLICFGAGANTLFELARYNPSLPMGDQGLVMLPHLATYGLGGCENGVLTEPYTITVVAVFHLIFSAVYAGGAMLHSFRYKEKLEDYPAGSRPNKFAFDWTDPNRLTSILGHHLCFLALGCVQFVEWAKYNGIYDPAIGSVRKVQYNLDLGAIWNHQIDWLSISSLEDIMGGHAFLAFFMAAGAAFHIFTSNFGEYTEFKGKGLLGAEWVLSTSLAGAAYTAFVAAFWVSTNTTIYPTELYGEVLKLKLEIAPYFLDTQTLAGDAHTGRAWLANFHYYVGFFYLQGHLWHGLRAMGFDFKRIGKYFDNLETSQISAG, from the coding sequence GTGCAGACCTACGGGAACCCCAACGTTACCTACGCGTGGTACGCGGGTAACTCTGGAGTTACAAACCGCTCTGGCCGATTTATTGCATCGCATATTGGTCATACAGGATTAATTTGCTTCGGTGCTGGCGCTAACACCCTTTTTGAACTAGCTCGCTACAACCCCTCACTTCCAATGGGAGATCAGGGTTTAGTAATGCTTCCTCATCTAGCTACTTATGGACTGGGTGGTTGTGAGAACGGAGTACTAACAGAGCCTTACACAATCACTGTTGTTGCAGTCTTCCACCTCATTTTCTCAGCTGTCTATGCTGGTGGTGCAATGCTCCACTCCTTTAGATATAAGGAAAAGCTAGAAGACTACCCAGCAGGTTCAAGGCCTAACAAATTTGCTTTTGATTGGACTGATCCTAATAGGCTCACATCAATTCTTGGTCATCATCTTTGCTTCCTTGCATTGGGATGTGTTCAATTTGTTGAATGGGCTAAATACAATGGAATCTATGACCCTGCTATAGGTTCAGTTCGTAAGGTTCAATACAATCTTGACCTTGGTGCTATCTGGAACCACCAGATTGACTGGCTATCAATTAGTAGCCTTGAAGACATCATGGGAGGACATGCATTCCTAGCATTCTTTATGGCTGCAGGAGCTGCCTTCCACATCTTCACCAGTAATTTCGGTGAATACACTGAATTCAAAGGTAAAGGTCTTCTTGGAGCAGAATGGGTGCTTTCCACCTCTCTTGCTGGTGCAGCGTATACAGCATTTGTAGCTGCTTTCTGGGTTTCAACTAACACAACCATCTATCCAACTGAGCTATATGGTGAAGTACTCAAGTTGAAACTTGAAATTGCTCCTTACTTCCTAGATACCCAGACACTTGCTGGTGACGCACATACAGGACGTGCATGGTTGGCTAACTTCCATTACTACGTTGGCTTCTTCTACCTCCAGGGCCACCTCTGGCATGGTCTAAGAGCTATGGGCTTCGACTTCAAGCGTATTGGTAAGTACTTTGACAACCTAGAAACCAGCCAAATCTCAGCTGGCTAA
- a CDS encoding ferritin — MQELTRAINNHLSCEFQASHTYLAMSIWLRERDLAGFSTYMQTKSQEERGHADRLIAYLVDCDEQVELPSVDAPQRSWTTAQTLFDNVYEMEQAVTASINRIYSIAEKAGERSATAMLDWFVAEQLQEEAEARFVRKRLRLAGENSAALLLLDQQFLDGTALTTVKGGPGPN, encoded by the coding sequence ATGCAGGAACTAACTAGAGCTATTAATAATCATCTCTCTTGTGAGTTTCAAGCCAGTCACACATATCTAGCTATGTCAATTTGGCTTAGAGAGAGAGACCTAGCCGGCTTCTCTACATATATGCAAACAAAGAGTCAGGAGGAAAGAGGCCACGCGGATCGATTAATTGCATACCTCGTGGATTGCGACGAGCAGGTTGAACTACCTAGCGTTGACGCACCACAAAGAAGTTGGACAACCGCTCAAACTCTTTTTGATAATGTTTATGAAATGGAGCAAGCTGTTACGGCTTCAATTAACAGAATTTATTCAATAGCAGAAAAGGCAGGAGAAAGAAGTGCTACAGCAATGCTTGACTGGTTTGTCGCAGAACAGTTGCAAGAAGAAGCTGAAGCCCGTTTTGTACGAAAAAGGTTAAGGCTTGCAGGTGAAAACAGCGCAGCATTGCTACTTCTCGATCAACAGTTTTTAGACGGGACTGCTCTAACCACGGTTAAAGGTGGACCAGGGCCTAACTGA
- a CDS encoding AhpC/TSA family protein: MNHLKDQDASKQDQKEFLLSLPGMEKGCKRLVIILGLLGDFDSIEYIQMLVRYLPCLEKANIKLLVIGIGSEEGKKKFCEFTKLPHNYITVVDHIDIHQKLGLNTCRMSIYSPIINLLLMCAGINSPGTLNEVLRGYVGDKNAQPIFKPDDIISTGILPDFKGKLFEGAGGKGFLRPFEMATLRLGNMTEVLFNWSQYMINNEYLSQRGGTFMLDEGNKFIHIHRSNALLSYSHNMSKPISYLEQYIKVQ; this comes from the coding sequence TTGAATCATCTTAAAGATCAAGATGCATCTAAGCAAGATCAAAAGGAGTTTTTGTTATCATTACCTGGCATGGAGAAAGGTTGCAAACGTCTTGTAATAATATTAGGATTGTTAGGAGATTTTGATAGTATAGAATATATTCAAATGTTGGTTAGATATTTGCCCTGCTTAGAAAAGGCAAACATCAAATTATTAGTTATTGGAATTGGTAGTGAGGAAGGTAAAAAGAAATTTTGCGAATTTACAAAATTACCACATAACTACATAACTGTTGTTGATCATATAGATATCCATCAAAAACTTGGCTTAAATACTTGTAGAATGTCAATTTATAGTCCTATAATTAATTTATTACTAATGTGTGCTGGAATTAATTCACCTGGTACTTTAAACGAGGTATTAAGAGGATATGTTGGAGATAAAAATGCACAGCCAATTTTTAAACCCGATGACATAATTTCGACTGGTATTCTTCCGGACTTTAAAGGTAAATTATTTGAAGGCGCTGGTGGAAAAGGTTTCCTAAGGCCTTTTGAAATGGCAACATTAAGATTAGGTAATATGACTGAAGTACTTTTTAATTGGAGTCAATATATGATTAATAATGAGTATTTGAGTCAGAGAGGTGGTACATTTATGTTGGATGAGGGTAATAAATTCATTCACATTCATCGCTCTAATGCTCTACTTTCATATTCACATAATATGTCGAAGCCAATATCTTATTTAGAACAATATATCAAAGTTCAATAA